Proteins co-encoded in one Dehalococcoidales bacterium genomic window:
- a CDS encoding ACT domain-containing protein: MRAVITVIGTDKIGIIAGVSTILAEAGVNILDITQTTMQELFTMIMLVDISKANISFEQLSSRLSAKGDEIGLKIRIQHEDIFKSMHEI, translated from the coding sequence ATGCGAGCTGTTATTACCGTAATCGGGACCGATAAAATAGGTATCATAGCTGGTGTCAGCACTATTCTGGCCGAAGCCGGCGTAAATATACTGGATATCACCCAGACTACCATGCAGGAACTGTTTACCATGATAATGCTGGTGGATATCAGCAAGGCAAATATCAGCTTTGAACAGCTTTCCTCCCGGCTATCAGCCAAAGGGGACGAAATAGGTTTGAAGATAAGAATTCAGCACGAAGATATTTTTAAGTCAATGCATGAGATTTAA